From a single Cydia amplana chromosome 22, ilCydAmpl1.1, whole genome shotgun sequence genomic region:
- the LOC134658357 gene encoding tubulin alpha chain-like — translation MRECISVHVGQAGVQIGNACWELYCLEHGIQPDGQMPTDKNIGGGDDSFNTFFSETGAGKHVPRAVFVDLEPTVVDEVRTGTYRQLFHPEQLITGKEDAANNYARGHYTIGKEIVDLVLDRIRKLADQCTGLQGFLIFHSFGGGTGSGFTSLLMERLSVDYGKKSKLEFAIYPAPQVSTAVVEPYNSILTTHTTLEHSDCAFMVDNEAIYDICRRNLDIERPTYTNLNRLIGQIVSSITASLRFDGALNVDLTEFQTNLVPYPRIHFPLVTYAPVISAEKAYHEQLSVAEITNACFEPANQMVKCDPRHGKYMACCMLYRGDVVPKDVNAAIATIKTKRTIQFVDWCPTGFKVGINYQPPTVVPGGDLAKVQRAVCMLSNTTAIAEAWARLDHKFDLMYAKRAFVHWYVGEGMEEGEFSEAREDLAALEKDYEEVGMDSVEGEGEGAEEY, via the exons ATG CGTGAGTGCATCTCAGTACACGTTGGCCAAGCCGGAGTCCAGATTGGCAATGCCTGCTGGGAACTTTACTGCCTGGAGCATGGCATCCAGCCCGACGGCCAGATGCCCACTGACAAGAACATCGGGGGTGGTGACGACTCCTTCAACACCTTCTTCAGCGAGACCGGAGCTGGCAAGCACGTGCCCCGTGCCGTGTTTGTGGACTTGGAACCCACTGTAGTCG ATGAGGTCCGCACCGGCACATACAGACAGTTATTTCACCCAGAACAACTTATCACTGGTAAGGAAGACGCGGCCAACAACTACGCTCGCGGCCACTACACCATCGGCAAGGAAATCGTCGACCTAGTGCTCGACCGCATCCGCAAGCTCGCCGACCAGTGCACCGGTCTCCAGGGCTTCCTCATCTTCCACTCCTTCGGAGGTGGCACCGGCTCCGGCTTCACTTCTCTCCTCATGGAACGTCTCTCGGTCGACTACGGAAAGAAGTCCAAGCTCGAGTTCGCCATCTACCCCGCACCCCAGGTTTCTACTGCTGTAGTCGAGCCATACAACTCCATCCTGACCACCCACACGACTCTTGAGCACTCCGACTGCGCTTTCATGGTCGACAACGAAGCCATCTACGACATCTGCCGCCGCAACTTGGACATCGAGCGCCCGACCTACACTAACCTGAACCGGCTCATCGGCCAGATCGTGTCCTCCATCACGGCCTCCCTGCGTTTCGACGGCGCCCTCAACGTCGACCTGACCGAGTTCCAGACCAACTTGGTGCCGTACCCGCGTATCCACTTCCCGCTGGTCACCTACGCGCCGGTCATCTCCGCCGAGAAAGCTTATCACGAGCAGCTCTCTGTGGCGGAAATCACCAACGCTTGCTTCGAGCCGGCCAACCAGATGGTGAAATGCGACCCGCGCCACGGCAAGTACATGGCCTGCTGCATGTTGTACCGCGGCGACGTGGTGCCCAAGGACGTGAACGCGGCCATCGCCACCATCAAGACCAAGCGTACGATTCAGTTCGTGGACTGGTGTCCTACCGGTTTCAAGGTCGGCATCAACTACCAGCCGCCGACCGTGGTGCCGGGCGGGGACTTGGCGAAGGTGCAGCGTGCCGTGTGCATGTTGTCCAACACGACCGCGATCGCCGAGGCCTGGGCGCGCCTGGACCACAAGTTCGACCTGATGTACGCCAAGCGCGCGTTCGTGCACTGGTACGTGGGCGAGGGTATGGAGGAGGGCGAGTTCTCGGAGGCGCGCGAGGACCTGGCCGCGCTCGAGAAGGACTACGAGGAGGTGGGCATGGACTCCGTCGAGGGAGAGGGCGAGGGTGCCGAGGAATATTAA